Proteins from a single region of Hordeum vulgare subsp. vulgare chromosome 6H, MorexV3_pseudomolecules_assembly, whole genome shotgun sequence:
- the LOC123404013 gene encoding DNA repair protein XRCC3 homolog, whose protein sequence is MRPPAPKNSAYGQQEPRPGNLLFFLAPHRAAKLSLGCPLLDRLLSGGLPAASVTEIAGESAAGKTQICLQLALLAPLSPHPSSSLFLCSDVPFPLRRLRLLAPKSRPDLLDHVLVAAVHSPSDLLSLLSRAQYHLSHPSHSPHRLPTRVILLDSIASLFRADFDASPADLKRRSGLFFKISAKLKELAHRHQCVVVVTNQVVDVVEGNTGNTVAWSSGRQVSPALGLAWANCVNTRLFVTREVDSNGGSARRHMKVAFAPHLPVRTCEFVIRRDGVFGVEPAQRTPWPWTAGLPPNRTDDDDDRICHVAVCFHGTLENGVSSS, encoded by the exons ATGCGGCCTCCGGCGCCCAAGAACTCTGCCTACGGCCAACAAGAACCTCGCCCGGGGAACCTTCTTTTTTTCCTCGCTCCCCACCGCGCCGCCAAACTCTCCCTTGGCTGCCCCCTCTTGGACCGCCTCCTCTCCGGTGGCCTCCCCGCCGCGTCGGTCACAGAGATTGCTGGCGAATCCGCCGCCGGGAAGACCCAGATTTGCCTCCAGCTCGCCCTCCTCGCGCCTCTCTCCCCTcacccttcctcctccctcttcctatGCTCCGATGTCCCCTTTCCCctccgccgcctccgcctccttgCCCCCAAATCGCGGCCAGACCTCCTAGATCACGTCCTTGTGGCCGCTGTACACTCTCCCTCGGACctactctccctcctctcccgcgcccaGTATCACCTCTCCCACCCTAGTCACTCCCCGCACCGCCTCCCTACCCGCGTCATCCTCCTTGATTCCATCGCTTCCCTCTTCCGCGCCGACTTCGACGCCTCACCCGCCGACCTCAAACGCCGGTCTGGGCTCTTCTTCAAGATATCGGCAAAACTCAAGGAACTGGCTCACAGGCACCAATGTGTGGTTGTGGTGACCAACCAGGTGGTCGACGTGGTGGAGGGGAACACGGGAAACACCGTGGCCTGGTCGTCGGGGCGGCAGGTGAGCCCTGCGTTGGGGCTTGCTTGGGCCAACTGCGTCAACACTCGGCTGTTCGTGACGCGGGAGGTGGATAGCAACGGTGGGAGTGCGAGGAGGCATATGAAGGTGGCGTTCGCGCCGCACCTGCCGGTGCGGACATGTGAGTTCGTGATACGGAGGGACGGTGTCTTCGGTGTTGAGCCGGCACAAAG GACGCCATGGCCATGGACTGCCGGCCTTCCTCCCAATCGgaccgacgatgatgacgaccggATCTGCCATGTCGCCGTCTGTTTCCACGGTACCCTGGAGAATGGGGTTTCTTCCTCTTAG